Genomic segment of Candidatus Chlorohelix allophototropha:
AATAAGGGCATGTTTTATAACTTCTCCCCAACCGCTGCGCTTTTCCCTTTCTGGCAAGGTATCGAGCAAATTGACATCGGTTAGAACCAAGTTCGGTGGGTAAAATGAGCCAACTAGATTTTTGCCCTGTGGCAGGTTAACCCCGGTCTTGCCACCCACGCTGCTATCCACCATTGCCAGCAAAGTGGTGGGAACTTGCACCAAGGGTACTCCGCGCAACCACGTAGCCGCTACAAACCCGGCTAAATCTCCCACTACACCACCGCCCAACGCCACGATTATATCTTTGCGTTCGGCACGCGCTTCTGCCAATTTTTCGTATAGCTCTGCTACACGCTCAAGGCTTTTGGACTGCTCGCCGAAAGGCACGCTCAAAAGAGTGGGGCGAAAGCCTTCCGAGCGCAGTAAGTCGAGCGTTTTCTCTCCGTAAAGTACGGCTACATTAGAATCGGTGATTACAAACACTGCGCGATTTTCGCTACCCGGCAAATGTGTTTTTATAAGACTTCCTAGCTCTTTTAACAAATTCGGCGCAAACAAAACATTATAACTGCGATTCGAGGCTTTGATTTCAAGCAGATTAGAATCCGGAGCAGGAGGAGTGAAAACCATCGCGTCTGCGGCGGCTCTTCCGGCGGGAGTAGTCGCGCCACCCTTGCCTTTTTCACCGCGTCGCTTTACCAGTTCTAACGCTCGTATAACTTCTGCTGCAACAACTTCTGGGGTCAAAAAATCGGTATGCACTGTCCAATCCGACTCGGCATAAAATGCTTGCCGGGACGCTTTTAGGCTGGTAATACGAGAATATGAGTCGCTACCCTGAAGTAAAGGACGCACCGAACCGGGTTCGCCACTTGCCAGCATTAGACGCACCATAATTGTTTCTGGGCGCGCCTCAAGGCAAAATACATAGCCATTAGCAGTCATCTTTGTGCGATTGGTCGCCGAAATAACGATGCCACCTCCGGTAGATACCACCTGATAATCTTCGCGGCATACCGACTCTAGCACTTCACTTTCAAGCTGACGAAAACCCGCTTCGCCATCTGTAGCAAAAATCTCAGGGACACTTCTTCCGGTATTAGCTTCAATCTGGAGATCGGTGTCAACAAACTCGTAACCGAGCATACGGGCAAGTAATTTACCTACGCTGGTTTTACCTGTGCCGCTGAATCCTACCAGAAAAATGTTTTCTTTCAAACTTTCCATGTTATCCTCTAGTTTATTTTTGCCTCATTTTATGCCAAAAGCACCTATGCGGCAAATAGGCACAAAAAGAAGGTGCATTTTTACTTTCGGTGGCTTCTATCATTGTTTGACACGGCTCTCTTTTCATTATGAGACAGTGAGTAGAAATATGTTAATTATACTGGTAAACATAGCCAAGTTCAGTGAATCTGCGGAATACCTATTGAGATAAACTAATTTTCAAATATTTGACCTAATTTTTACCTATTTTTCCATTCTGTATACCTCGCGATTCTATAATTAGTTGTGGTATTTGGCTAACTGTGCAAGGATATTGGACAGCACCCGGGGCATTCAAATTTTGGTTTTAGCATATCCCGACATCTTTCAAGGACGAAGGAATCGTGTCTTATAAACCGGTAATTTTAATAACCCGGCGAGCTAAAGCAAAGAAAGACCCGCAATTATGTCATTAAAAGTCAGCGAAAAAGTTGTGGTACAACGCCCACACTTTCCACAGCTTTTTGAAAACCTTGTGCAACAGGGTTATCAGATTGTAGGTCCAACTGTTCAGGATAAAGCCATTGTATATGCAGAACTTGAGTCTCCCGATGAGCTTCCTGAAGGCTGGGCTGATGAGCAAAACAACGCATTTTACAGGCTGAAAAAGCGTGAGGATAAGACGCTTTTCAGCTATGTAGTAGGTCCTCATTCTTGGAAAAACCTTTTATTTCCATCCAATCTGCAAATGTGGCGAACCGATGCCGGACTAACAAGTTTTGAAGAATCCTCAGAACCGCCTCCCAAATATGCCTTCCTCGGGGTGCGAGCCTGCGAATTGCACGCCATGCAGATTCAGGATAAGGTTTTTTTACAGGGCAGTTATGCCGATAGCGATTATCGGAAAAAGCGCGAAAACCTTTTTATTGTAGCAGTGAATTGCACTCAACCGGGGGGCACATGTTTTTGTAGCTCTATGCAAACCGGTCCACAGGTTGAATCAGGCTTTGATATTGCATTGACCGAAGTTTGTGAAGGGGCTTTGCATTACTTTGTGGCAGAGGCAGGTTCAGAGTCAGGCTTAAAGGTTCTGCAACAACTTCCCCATGAAACCTCTTCACCCACCGAGATTGAAAAAGCTGCCAGCCTAGTAAAGCAAGCGGGAGAGCAAATGGGACGCACTCTTGATACTGAAGGGTTAAAAGAGTTGCTCTATCGCAATACAGAAAATTCGCGCTGGGAGGAAGTAGCTAATCGCTGCCTCACTTGCGCAAACTGTACTATGGTATGTCCAACCTGCTTTTGCTCTAGAGTCGAGGATGTTACCGATTTGGACGGCGCTGGTGCGGAACGTTGGCGCAAATGGGATTCATGTTTCACCGTTGAGTATTCCTATATAAAAGGTGGCGCGGTACGTCCTTCTGTACACTCACGTTATCGGCAATGGCTCACTCACAAACTCGGCGCTTGGTACGATCAATTTGGAACTTCCGGGTGTGTAGGTTGCGGGCGCTGCATAACTTGGTGCCCAGTAGGGATAGACCTGACCGAAGAGGCGCGTGCCATTCGTCAGAGCGAGCTATCACGCTGAGAAAGGAGAGGTCATTATGTTTGAGCAAGTTATAGCAAACCATCCTTTCTTTATGGGGATGGGCGAATACAATACCAATCTAATTGCAGAGCATTGCATCAATACTGAATTTAAACCGGGAGAGTTTATCTTTAAAAGTGACACCCCGGCGCAACAATTTTATATTATCCAACATGGTAAGGTCTCGCTTGAGATTGCAGGCGCCAAAACCGGCTCGGTTATCATCCAAACCTTGCGAGAAGGTGATGTTCTAGGCTGGTCATGGCTATTTGCGCCTTATCGTTGGCATTTTGATGCCCGTTCGGTAGAACATACTATTGCGCTTTTTATAGAGGGTAAGTGGTTGCGCGAATATTGCGAACAAGATCATGACTTGGGTTATATCTTGATGAACCGGGTAGCGCAATTGACCATCCAAAGGTTGCAAGCTACTCGGCTACAATTGCTGGATTTGTACGGCAAATCATCAGAAAGACGGTGAAAAATGACTAACCCGTCCATTATTTCATCTGCCTTACCTAACCCCATGCTTCCTGCTCCCTTTGTAGTTGAACAGGTGCGCAAAGAAACAAATGACACCTTTACACTACTGCTTGAACCGGTAAATGAACATCGCGAGTTTCGCTTCCAACCCGGACAATTCAATATGCTCTATATGTTTGGGGTAGGCGAAGTGCCTATTTCAATCAGTGGAGACCCAGCACACCCCGAAACTCTTGTGCATACTTTGCGGGCGGTTGGCTCGGTCACGAATGCTATGCGAATGTTGAAACCGGGTGATACGATTGGAGTGCGGGGCCCATTCGGGGTGCCCTGGCCCGTTGATAAAGCTATTGGCAAGGATATTGTACTTATAACGGGTGGAATTGGACTCGCGCCCTTGCGTCCAGCCATTTACCATATTCTCACAAATCGTCCAAATTACGGTAAGTTTGTGCTGCTATACGGGGCGCGTACTCCCCAAGAGGTACTTTACAAAAGCGAACTGGCTAAATGGCGCAGTCGCTTTGATATGACGGTAGAAGTAACAACCGACCGCGCTACCGGAAGTTGGATGGGCGATGTCGGCGTAGTGACTACTCTAATACCCAGAGTGCCATTCGACCCGCATAATGCCTTGGCACTGGTATGCGGACCAGAAATAATGATGCGTTATACCATTATGGAATTGGAAAAACGTGGCGTGCCGCTTGACCATATTTACGTTTCAATGGAACGAAATATGCAGTGCGCTATAGGGCTGTGCGGGCATTGTCAGGTGGGACCGGTTTTTGTGTGCAAGGATGGTCCCGTTTTCAGATTCGACCAGATTCAAGACTGGTTCAAGAAGTGGGAGGTTTGAAATGCAACCTGAGAAAAAACCAAAACTGGCAATCTGGAAGTTCGCCTCATGCGATGGCTGTCAGCTAAGTTTGCTCGATTGCGAGGACGAGCTACTAGCGGTGGCGGATAAAGTAGAAATTGCCAATTTTCCAGAAGCTTCTAGCACCGTACTCAAGGGCCCTTATGATATATCGCTGGTGGAAGGCTCGATTACCACTTTGCATGATGCCGAACGCATCCAGAAAGTACGCAACCTTTCAAAATACCTGATTACGATTGGAGCTTGCGCCAACGCGGGTGGTATTCAAGCACTCCGCAACTTCAAAGATGTAAAGGAATTTACCAGCGCGGTTTATGCCAACCCTGCCTTTATAAGTACGCTGGATCGCTCAACGCCTATCGCGCAACATGTAAGAGTGGATTTTGAGTTGCAGGGCTGTCCAATCAATAAATACCAGTTACTGGAAGTAATAAATGCCATGCTTAACGGGCGCAGACCCAATACTCCGCCTTATAGCGTATGCGTGGAATGCAAAATGCGGCAAACTGTATGCGTGATGGTCGCAAGTGGAACGCCTTGCTTGGGCCCAGTCACACACGCTGGATGCAATGCGCTCTGCCCTTCTTACCAACGTAGTTGCTTTGGCTGCTACGGACCAAAAGAAACCCCCAATACTGCTTCTTTAGGTGCACAATGGGCAGAAATGGGCAAGAGCAAACCCGAACTTGTGCGTGCGTTCCGAAGCTTCAACGCTTATGCCGAAGCTTTTAGAAAAGAGAGCAGGTCACATGAGCACTAAAACA
This window contains:
- the aroB gene encoding 3-dehydroquinate synthase, which translates into the protein MESLKENIFLVGFSGTGKTSVGKLLARMLGYEFVDTDLQIEANTGRSVPEIFATDGEAGFRQLESEVLESVCREDYQVVSTGGGIVISATNRTKMTANGYVFCLEARPETIMVRLMLASGEPGSVRPLLQGSDSYSRITSLKASRQAFYAESDWTVHTDFLTPEVVAAEVIRALELVKRRGEKGKGGATTPAGRAAADAMVFTPPAPDSNLLEIKASNRSYNVLFAPNLLKELGSLIKTHLPGSENRAVFVITDSNVAVLYGEKTLDLLRSEGFRPTLLSVPFGEQSKSLERVAELYEKLAEARAERKDIIVALGGGVVGDLAGFVAATWLRGVPLVQVPTTLLAMVDSSVGGKTGVNLPQGKNLVGSFYPPNLVLTDVNLLDTLPEREKRSGWGEVIKHALIPGADPDEHGALKRLTRLEANLSRLQAGEAEITAAILRESVAVKAGVVAQDEHETGLRMTLNYGHTYAHGLESAGGYSLLLHGEAVAIGMHGVALLAQQLGYCDAAFVERQRNLLESFGFKLKAAVDPERALAAMGLDKKSDGGAIRWIIPEGVGRISIRRDIPFEAVREVMKELIG
- a CDS encoding 4Fe-4S dicluster domain-containing protein — encoded protein: MSLKVSEKVVVQRPHFPQLFENLVQQGYQIVGPTVQDKAIVYAELESPDELPEGWADEQNNAFYRLKKREDKTLFSYVVGPHSWKNLLFPSNLQMWRTDAGLTSFEESSEPPPKYAFLGVRACELHAMQIQDKVFLQGSYADSDYRKKRENLFIVAVNCTQPGGTCFCSSMQTGPQVESGFDIALTEVCEGALHYFVAEAGSESGLKVLQQLPHETSSPTEIEKAASLVKQAGEQMGRTLDTEGLKELLYRNTENSRWEEVANRCLTCANCTMVCPTCFCSRVEDVTDLDGAGAERWRKWDSCFTVEYSYIKGGAVRPSVHSRYRQWLTHKLGAWYDQFGTSGCVGCGRCITWCPVGIDLTEEARAIRQSELSR
- a CDS encoding Crp/Fnr family transcriptional regulator gives rise to the protein MFEQVIANHPFFMGMGEYNTNLIAEHCINTEFKPGEFIFKSDTPAQQFYIIQHGKVSLEIAGAKTGSVIIQTLREGDVLGWSWLFAPYRWHFDARSVEHTIALFIEGKWLREYCEQDHDLGYILMNRVAQLTIQRLQATRLQLLDLYGKSSERR
- a CDS encoding FAD/NAD(P)-binding protein produces the protein MTNPSIISSALPNPMLPAPFVVEQVRKETNDTFTLLLEPVNEHREFRFQPGQFNMLYMFGVGEVPISISGDPAHPETLVHTLRAVGSVTNAMRMLKPGDTIGVRGPFGVPWPVDKAIGKDIVLITGGIGLAPLRPAIYHILTNRPNYGKFVLLYGARTPQEVLYKSELAKWRSRFDMTVEVTTDRATGSWMGDVGVVTTLIPRVPFDPHNALALVCGPEIMMRYTIMELEKRGVPLDHIYVSMERNMQCAIGLCGHCQVGPVFVCKDGPVFRFDQIQDWFKKWEV
- a CDS encoding oxidoreductase, translated to MQPEKKPKLAIWKFASCDGCQLSLLDCEDELLAVADKVEIANFPEASSTVLKGPYDISLVEGSITTLHDAERIQKVRNLSKYLITIGACANAGGIQALRNFKDVKEFTSAVYANPAFISTLDRSTPIAQHVRVDFELQGCPINKYQLLEVINAMLNGRRPNTPPYSVCVECKMRQTVCVMVASGTPCLGPVTHAGCNALCPSYQRSCFGCYGPKETPNTASLGAQWAEMGKSKPELVRAFRSFNAYAEAFRKESRSHEH